From Candidatus Angelobacter sp.:
GAAATTAGTCACATCCGTGAACAACCCGATAACGCTCGGCCTTCCGCGGCAACTGCATTTCCTCGATGAGCCGTATTGGCCGATGATCGGCGACGCGGGCAAAGTGGAGGTGCTGGCGACGACGAGCGTTGATGGAGAGGATCGCCCGATGATTTGGACCTTTCAAAAAGGCAGGGGACGCGTTTTTGCCAGCATCCTCGGTCATTATACGTGGACGCACGAAGACCCGCTCTTTCGTATTATCGTGTTGCGAGGCCTGGCGTGGGTGATGGATGAACCTAGCGGACGATTTGAGAAACTTGCCGGGGTTTCCGCGTCGGCGCGGTAGTCAGGGGCCCGTCTCGCGTTGAACGGCTTCGTGATAGCTGGTGAAAATCCTGTCCACGACGGGCGAGGTGGGCACGGGTTCGCCGTCGAGCGCGGTCACGGTCACGATGCCCAGCGAGCTGAGACTGAGGAAAACCCCTTCTGACTTGAGCAACGATTCCGGTTTGATGACGCGTTTGTTCGTGGGCAGATTGAGCGCCTGACACAACTCCAGAACAACGGCGCGCGTGATGCCCGGCAACGCGCCACGTCCGGTCGGCGTCGTA
This genomic window contains:
- a CDS encoding ThuA domain-containing protein, translated to KLVTSVNNPITLGLPRQLHFLDEPYWPMIGDAGKVEVLATTSVDGEDRPMIWTFQKGRGRVFASILGHYTWTHEDPLFRIIVLRGLAWVMDEPSGRFEKLAGVSASAR